The Halobacillus ihumii genomic sequence TTATGATAGATTATAATAAAGTATTTCTTTTAAATCAATATCATTTTAAAAATTATCTTTTATTTTCAGGAGGAAGCTTTGTGGAAGATTACTACACAAAAATCGAAAACGCCTATGATGATCTATCAAAAGGGTTAAAAAAAGTGGCGAACTATCTACTAGAGGAACCTACCGCCTTTGCGGCGAATCCAGCGAAGAAGGTTGGCGAGGCGCTCGGGGTTAGCGAATCGATGATCACTCGCTTCTGTCTGACGTTAGGGTATAAGGGGTACAGCGAGCTGCAGGATGAGGTGCGCGACCATGTATTTAATCAGAAGCGGATCTTTGCGGAGTATCCATTGTCCCATAACGAGGAGAAAGAGCGTCCCTTTCACGAACGAGTGATGCTGCACGATCAATTTAACATCGCATCCACAGCGGAAAATATAAAAGAAGAGCAATTCAAGCAAGCCACGGCTTCCCTGGCTGAAGCCGATCAGGTCCTGATTGCCGGATTGCGTTACACCTTCTCGATGGCCCACTGGCTGACTTATGCCCTGCAGTCGATCGGGATCAATGCCAGACTCTATCGTCCTGATCTCGATGCCCATCTCGACTTTGGGTCAACAAAACACGTCTTTATCGTATTCTCGTTTCACGCCTATTCAACAGAAACCTTAATGCTTGCCGAAGAAGCGAAACGACGCGACTGGACGATTATCGGCATTACCGATTCCGGGATCGCACCAATATCAAAGCACGCCGACACCCTGTTTCCCGTCTATTTTTCAAAAAGAAGCCATTCCGAAACGGCCCCGATTGTATTTTCCTTTCTAAATGCGCTCGTGTCCGGCATATCTATTAACGAACCAGAACGAACCCGACAAAACAAACTAACAATGGAAGAAAAACGACTCAAACAAACGTTTAAATTGTAAAAAGGAGAAGTGATCACTATGGATATCGAAAAAAAAGTTATGGAAATCTTTGAACACCTGCACACACACCCGGAAATAAGCTGGAAAGAAACCGGAACGACCGAATATATCAAAAATCTATTAGTCGAAAACGGCTGCCGCGTCCGTACGTTTGACGATTGTACCGGCGTGATCGGAGAAATAGGAGAAGGAAAACCAGTCGTCGGAATCCGTGCCGACATGGACGCCCTCTGGCAGGAAGTCAATGGCACATTCCAAGCGAACCACTCATGCGGCCACGACTCCCACATGTCCATGGTCCTCGGCGTGCTGCTGTCGATTCAAGAAATGGATCACGTCCCGAATGGAACCATTCGCTTTATCTTCCAACCCGCCGAAGAAAAAGGAACCGGCGCACTTAAGATGGTCGAAAAAAACGTCGTCGACGATGTCGATTACTTATACGGCGTCCACCTGCGCCCCATTCAGGAAGTCGAGAACGGCATGGCCACCCCTGCCCTCTTTCACGGAGCGGCCCGCCATATTACCGGCGAAATTAAAGGAGAAGACACACACGGAGCCCGCCCCCACCTCGGCGTCAATGCGATTGAAATCGGAGCGGA encodes the following:
- a CDS encoding MurR/RpiR family transcriptional regulator — encoded protein: MEDYYTKIENAYDDLSKGLKKVANYLLEEPTAFAANPAKKVGEALGVSESMITRFCLTLGYKGYSELQDEVRDHVFNQKRIFAEYPLSHNEEKERPFHERVMLHDQFNIASTAENIKEEQFKQATASLAEADQVLIAGLRYTFSMAHWLTYALQSIGINARLYRPDLDAHLDFGSTKHVFIVFSFHAYSTETLMLAEEAKRRDWTIIGITDSGIAPISKHADTLFPVYFSKRSHSETAPIVFSFLNALVSGISINEPERTRQNKLTMEEKRLKQTFKL
- a CDS encoding M20 peptidase aminoacylase family protein, whose translation is MDIEKKVMEIFEHLHTHPEISWKETGTTEYIKNLLVENGCRVRTFDDCTGVIGEIGEGKPVVGIRADMDALWQEVNGTFQANHSCGHDSHMSMVLGVLLSIQEMDHVPNGTIRFIFQPAEEKGTGALKMVEKNVVDDVDYLYGVHLRPIQEVENGMATPALFHGAARHITGEIKGEDTHGARPHLGVNAIEIGAELVQKLNHIHIDPMIPHSVKFTKFQAGGESANIIPGNATFSIDLRAQKNDAIEKLTTSVEEAVKSVSDYYGVPIDLSLESMMASAIVDPEAQAFMAESIKEVLGEENLVDPVTTTGSEDFHFYTLKKEHIKASVMGLGCDLKPGLHHPNMSFDHGMIMPGVRILAGAVLKTLEHLNDSDKLR